The window AATTTGTTCTGGgctaattttgatattttgtgcCTGTACTGATATCCCTTtcccaacaagtggtatcagagcagtcAGGTTGGGCTGCTCATTTTTACTGGTTAAAAATGGATGATTCAGATAGTGATtgcatgataaaattgaatgcCACTAATTATTCAATTTGAAAGCCCAGAATGGAAGACTACTTGTATTGTAGAGATTTGTTTGAACCTGTTCTAGGGGATAAATGTAGACCAAATAATATGAGTGATGAAAAATGGGCTAATATGCATAGGAAAACTATTGGTAATATTAGAAAATGGATTGGTCAAagtatttttcaatattttgcTAATGACACCAGAGCTGATATATTATGGAAAAGGTTTGAGAGTATGTATGAAAGAAAGACAGATTTGAACAAGACTAGTTGTCTGAAGCAGATTACTCGAATGAGATATAAGGATAGGGAAGATATGACTGAACACTTGAGTAATTTTCAGGGATTGATAAATCAGGCAACTACATTAAATTTGAATCTGGATGATGAAGTGCGGGCTTTATTATTATTCAGTTCACTACCGGATAGTTAGAAAACCATGGTAGTTTCCATCAGTAATTCAGTTTCGAATGGTGTGTTGACCATGGCTATTGCAAAAGAGGCCGTGATGAATGAAGAGTTCAAGAGAAAGGAACAAAAAATTGTTTATGAGTCCCAAACCCTGgtgacagaaaagaaagaaagaagagggagAAGCAAAAATAGAGAACCCCACAACAGGAATGACAAATCCAGAGGCAGGTTTGAGTCACGAAAAAATGTTTCATGCTATTATTGTAAAAAGATTAGGTATTATATGAAGGAGTGCAGAATCCTAAAACGGGATCAGACTGAGAAAAAAGGTAAGGCGAAAGAAAAAGATGATGAGGACACTACAGCAGTTGTGGCAGCTCATGATGATATGTTTGTGTTTTGTGATGATGGTCAGGTGAATATCATTCATTATGACAGTGATTGGGTAGTTGATTCGAGTGCATCCTACCATGTTACTTCTCACAGGTATTTCTTCTTAACCTACACCGAAGAAGATTTTGGACATGTTAGGATGGGAAATGAAGTCTTATGCAAAGTTGTTGCATGGGAAACATATATTTGGATACAGATACCGGATGCCAGCTGATATTAAAAAATGCTCGACATGTCCCTGATATTCGCCTTAATCTTATCTCTACAAGAAAGTTTGACGATGAGGGCTACTATAGCTCGCAAGGTGGAGGCAAATGGAAACTCAGCAAGGGAAATCTCGTTGTTGTTAGAGGAAAGAAGCAGAGTACCCTCTACTTAATGCAAACCAAGTTGGGGAAGAGAGAAGTCAATGCAGTTCGTGATTCATCAATTGACCTGTGGCATAGGCGACTTGGGCACATGGGTGAAAAAGAGATTCAGACACTTGTTCACAAACAACTCCTACCTGAAGTTAGAGGTAATGCACTTAAACCTTGTGTTGACTGCATTTATAGGAAACAACACAAAGTTgcagtaaaaaattttcttccatCTAGAAAGTTGAATCCGTTAGAATTGGTGCATACTGATGTTTGCTACATGAAAGATAAGTCTCTTGGTGGTGCTATttattttgtaacttttattgATGACTTTGCTAGAAAGGTTTGGTATTTTGCTTTGAAATCCAAAAATTAGGTTTTGGATGCGTGTAAAGATTTTCACAACAAAGTTGAAAGAGAGACTGGCAAGCAGTTAAAGTGTATTCGTGCTGATATGGTGCGTACAGAGGACCATTTGAAATTTATTGCAAGTTCCATGGAATCAGATTGGAGAAAACTGTACCAAAATCTCCTCAAGAGAATGGAGTAGCAGAGAGGATGAATAAATCCATCACTGAACGAGTCAGATGTATGCTCTCTAATGCTAAGTTGCCAAAATCCTTTTGGGGTAAGGCAATGAGAACTACGGTCGATTTGATTAACCTTTCTCCATCAGTTCCTCTAGATGGTGACATCCCAGAGAGAGTATGGACAGAAAAAGATATATCTTTTAAGCACTTGAGAGTCTGTGGTTGCCGGGTATTTGTTCATATTCCTAAGGATGAGAGGTCAAAACTTGatgtaaaatcaaaataatacaTTTTCTTGGGTTATGGACATGAAGATTTTGGTTATAGGTTGCATGATCCTATCGAGAAGAAGGTGATCAGGAGTAGAGATATTGTCTTCTTTGAAGATCAAACCATTGAAGACATTGATAAAGATGATAACTCAAAATTCTCAGATGACATTCCTGCTAGTTCAAATTCAGATCCAAATCCAATTCTAGTACCTGTTGATTTTAATCAAGGGGGGGCTGAGACAGATCAGAGAGAAGATATTAATGATGATGATAATCCTACTGCTAATGAACCTGAGCATGAGGCACCACCTACTCCACCACCACTACTACAAGATGAGTTTAGGAGATCTACCAGAGAGAGGAGACCTTCTAGTAGATATAATCCTCATGAGTATGTGTTGTTGACAGATGGAGGAGAGCCAGAAACCTACGGTGAGGCTCTAGAGCATGAGAATAAAGAAAATTGGTTGCGAGCCATGCAAGAGGAGATAGTGTCCTTGCATGAGAACCACACTTATGAGCTAGTGAAACTGCCTAAGGACAAGAGAGTTCTGAAGAACAAATGGGTCTACGGGTTGAAAACTCAGGAGCACAGCTCACAACCAAAGTACAAAGTAAGATTGGTTGTGAAGGGATTTAGTCAAAAGAAAGGTgtagattttgaagaaattttctctcCTGTGgtaaaaatgtcatcaattcgAATTGTTCTTGGTATTGCAACTAGTTTGAATTTGGAGATCTAACAACTTGATGTGAAGACAGCTTTCCTGCATGGCGACTTGGAAGAGGAGATTTACATGGAGCAACCGGAGGGGTTCAAAGAAAGTGGTAAGAAAAATCTTGTATGTCGTCTCAAAAAGAGATTGTATGGGTTGAAACAAGCACCGAGACAGTGGTATAAGAAGTTTGACTCCTTCATGACAAATCATGAGTACCACAGGACTACATCTAATCACTgtgtttatgtgaaaaatttttcagataGTGATTTTGTTATTCTCTTGCTATATGTTAATGACATGTTGATTGTTGGCCGTGATACtataaaaattgacaggttgaaaAAGGAGTTAGGCTAAACAAATATTGGGATTGAAAATCTCACGAGACAGGCAAAATGGGAAGCTTTGGTTGtctcaagaaaaatacattgAAAAAGTGCTCGACAGGTTTAACATGAGCAATGCTAAGGAAGTCTCAACTCCACTTATAGGTCATTTTAAATTGAATATCAAACAGTGTCCTACAAGTGAGAAAGATAAAGCAGACATGAAGAAAGTTCCTTATGCTTCGGCCATTGGTAACTTGATGTATGCTATGGTTTGCACCAGGCCAGATATTGTTCATGCAGTTGGAGTAGTCAGTCGGTATCTCTGTAATCCGGGTAAGGAGCATTGGAATGCTGTCAAATGGATtttcaggtatctcaagggaACTTCTAGATTGTGTTTATGTTTCGGCAATGGTAAAACTATGTTAGATGGATACACTGATGCAGATATGACAAGTGATCTTGATAATAGGAAGTCCACATCTGGGTACTTGATAATTTTTGCAGGGGGAGCAGTGTCATGGCAAAATAAGTTACAAAAATGTATCGCCCTTTCTAGTACAGAGGTAGAGTGTATTGCAACTACTGAAACATGCAAGGAGACTCTTTGGTTGCAAAAATTCCTTCAAGAGTTGGGGATGAAACAAGAGAAGTATAGTCTTTATTATGATAGTAAGAATGCTAttcatttgtgcaagaaatctACATTTCACTCTTGATCCAACACACATTGATATGAGGTATCATTGAATTCGGGAAGTACCGGATTCCAAGTTGTTGACACTTGAGAAAGTGCATACAGATGATAATGGTACTGACATGTTTACCAAGGCATTGTCTATGGAGAAACTCTTGTTTTGCAGACAAGAAACAGGTTTGGTGGAAGCCCCCAAATGAGCTGGAGGAGGAGATTGTTGGGTGTGGGCCAGTCCATTTGTGGGCCAACCCACTTATACAACACTTGAGGGTTTCTCAAGTTTAAATAGAAAGCAGCAGCAGCCGCAAAAGGGAATTTCTTTCTTCGGTCTTCGTGTGAAGAAAAAAGGCCAGCCGCCACTTTTGAGTGAGacgaagagagagaaaggactagagagagagagacttcaAGATCTTGATTGAAGGGCGATTCGAAATCCGATTGAGACGAAATTTTACCCACGCGATTCTCTCGTCAAGCTCTACTTATCTACCGATTCAGATTTTTGATTTCCTTTTCGTTTGGTAACATCTTTCCAAATTCACTTCTTTGACAGTTGTAGTTTTTTGGGGATGATTTTGTAGCAATTtgtttggttgatattggtGCTATTATTGTCGTCTGAATATTTCGGATAGACCTGTGTATTCCCATTATTGTGATAGTGGAGATTTTTGACTGGACTAGGTTCCGTGGTTTTTTCACGTAAAAATCTTGGTGTCCCGTGCCTTTTAATTTTCCTACATTTTATTATCACTGTTGGTATTATTACTTGATGATTTGACTTGTTCATTTTTTTAACTGGTActtgaagaaagagaaatttgtccTGAGCTAATTCTGATATTTTGTGCCTGTACTAATACTCCTTTCCCAACAAATTGCTAGTACAACTCAAAAACCACTAGTATATAAAAGCTGCTGTTGTTCTTCACCATGACCTTGTTATAAAGCGTGATCACTGATCACTTTATAACGTCTATTATCCCATTAGTGAAAGCACAAAACTTACCTAGTAATGGTATTCAACCTGTCAAGAAATTCATCATCTTTTGAGTAAATGATCATCAAAATTGTTAGTACAACTCGAAACCTCTTCTATCAAACTCATTATAACGTATGGAAAGAGTTCTCAGCTTAGCCAGCCCACAATTTATCATCATCAAAAATCTAAACTACAACAATTAGCAAATCAAAACAGAGAAAAAAGTGTAAAAAATGTTGTATCAGTTATATAGTAATTTTAGAGTATTTCGAATGCCATCAAATAGATATGGAGGTTTAAATAGACATGGAGAAATCAAATCGGAGCAACTACATTAATGTAGAAAAAGGAAGATGCGATTTTAAGTTTTTAATTGTAACTATACTGTGATCATTTTGGCCTTAATATTAAGGGTAAAATTGACAATTCAAAAAATGACATATTTTGTTAACACCAAATCCTGCTCAAGCTTCATTTATAGAAAGATATTTTTTCAATAAGTGTTGGGATTATtagcttttttttaaaaaaaaaaaaattttgcaagtTCAAATTACCTCTACTTTCTCAAGTAAACGATATATACTGGCTAAACATTATGATCTCCATATGATCTACATTTGTAACTAAAATAACATTATgtcaatcattttaaaaaaaataaaaaactagtttttgcaAAATACTCTCATCAATAGATATTCTCAAACAAGAATATCCTCACACACGTGGAATTAGAGCTTTTAACGAGTCGAATAGAATCGAATACTTGGTGGTCAGGTTCTATTCGTATAATATACAAATAGGGTTCGAGTTTGGCTCCAATATTAATGAATTATAAATATTGTTTGAACTCGTTTCGTTTATTTCTATAAATATTCAAGTTCGATCTCGAACTCAGCTTGTTACACTATATAACCGAATTTGAGATCGAACTCAAGCTCGAATTTGATTTTGAAGatgatttaattatatttttaataaataatacatTATTTAGAATAAGTTTAATtgtatttgttcatttttttaaaaaaaataatgctaacttatgtataattatttttagcAAAGTACaatatatatttaataatattaagcatattatgtttatttttagaaatataTATGTGTTCATGAACTATTCGAATAGTTCGCTTGTGTTCACCTCAATTATTAAATGAGGCTAATATTGTGTTTGAACTCGATTTGTTTATTAAGCAATCGAGCTTTTTTCGAGTTGGAATGAGGCGAATACAAACATGTTTGCAACTAGCTTGGTTCGTTAAAAACTCCACATGGAATATAGGAATTTCTATGCCAAGATTTATGTGATTGACTTCTCCGGCACCATTTACTCTTTCATGTCTTTCACAGAAAACTTTTTTTGTTTATTGGTCAAAAGTCACACAAAACAAATTGAGCACCAACACTTGTAGAGCAGCCTTTATCAGcacataatttttcttattttaacttCAAAATAACACACAAATGATAAAACAAACAATCATATGGTTCAAAATTCCGAGCCTTTTACACTAACTTGATTATTAAAGTGACTAATATATTACTAAATCATAGATGCTCAACAGTGATTGGGACTCCTTTGAGGGCTTTTGCTAGGGATGGGCAAAATTATCCAATAATCCGAAAACCCGTCATATCCGATCTGATTCGAAAATTAGGATACCTGATTTGTATTATTTGATTGAGTCAAAAAAGGATCGGGTACCCGCTAAGATGCGGGGTGGGTTAGGGTTACATAATTAAAAACCGGCGAGTACCCGCGCCCGcatgtatatatttttaatttttttatttttatatacatactataaaataataatttagagttaaataagtaatttcattgaacaaattacattacaaatatgagagactgtagtttatttacaagattcatttgtaaaGGTCACGATTTTATGTTTTATAGAAAAGAGTTTAGttaatgtggaacatatatttcaaaaaaatgtgctacttatttcaaacttttattgattttgaattcttttaattttttttctttattttgtattcTCTTCACATGCCTGTTTCTTGGTGGGAgactttttttgagaaaaaaaatatttattaaatattaGATGAATGTGtgaaatgtaaaattaaattagtataaattatttttttaaaaaattaaatgataagtggGGTGAGACGGATATCCATTGACCCGATCTTATCTCAGCATGTACTCTATAACCGAATACCTGTTATATGCGGGGGCGGGTAAAAGTTAAAAATTAGCTAACCCGTACGGTGCGGTCAGATCAATCAAATAGTGGACCGGACGAGTACCCGACTCGCGCCCGCCCTAGCTTTTGCAAAACAATAGTACTAGTTCACAACATTTGGATGCTTTGTTCAAAAGTGGAAATGATACATTTCTTGGTATAATGCTAGACAACTTTGTGATATGGCAAATACATGCGAACTTTAGACACCTTATTAGTAGTATACAATATGACTGTTGGATTAGACCCCGCCAATTGTCAATAGCAATTGCTAAATAGTATAGACACTGAAATATATGTGTGTTGGAATTATAAGTTATTTGaccaaatatatttatttatatcactattacaattttcaatacacctttttatctcacatacatcacatcattaaaagtgttacagtaacaATATcgcaaataacttacaatccaaacacactagtAAGTGCAGATACtaaatcaattttatttttatgtggCCAAAAAGACTGAGAAGTATAACAATTACTATTCCTCTATGGACCTATCAATCTCTCCAATTCTCAAATGTACTACAACTTTCCATCTTTACCACACGAAATTCAAGCAGAAATACGCCTACAACTAATTGTTTCCACAATCGTTGAGAAGCACTCCCTAGCCTGTTCATTCCCTTGCTGCTGTTGAGAATGAATTGATGAACTGTGTCAAGTCAATTAAGGACTCGTAAGAAGAACCACCTTTCTGCAGACTAGCTTCTATCTTGTCTTTCATTAACAGCATATCTTGCCTCATTTCTTTGCCTTCCGTATCAATCATTAGTCTTCTTGTGGCTTTCTCAATGCTTCCTCTGTCCCACACATTCTCCATTTCAAGGCCTACCTTCCATACACAAGTCAAGTATCTTGCATTCAGTCTTTGATCACCAAAAAGTGGTCTACAAATCATTGGAACTCCTTCGCAGATACTTTCTATTGTTGAATTACAGCCACAGTGGCTCCAAAATCCCCCAACAGCTCTATGTGCCAAAACTTTTTTCTGGGGTGCCCATTTGACTATTAGGCCTCTTTCTCCAACTGATTCTTTGAAATGACCATCAAGAAAGTGATCAACTGATTGAGCTTCATTTACAGAATCGCATCTAACCACCCACAGGAATGGTATGCCGCTGTTGGCCAGTCCCCAGGCTGTTTCTGTCAGCTCTTGTTCATTTATGATCGCTATGCTGCCCAAGCTGACATAGAGCACTGAATTTGGAGCTTGCTTTTCGAGCCAAGCAATGCAGGTTTGGTCCTCTTCTAGGAAGCTAGTTGATGCTGCTGGAGCCATTTTGTGGAAAGGCCCTATAGGAAAGAATGGAACTTGGTACTGTTTCTGAAGCAGTGATAAggatgaatgctcaagacaatCTGTTGTGTTAAAAATCACGGCCACAGAAGAGCGTATATTGACCATAGAATCGAAGAAGTCCATAAGCTCTTCTGAGATTTCAGCAGTAATTGAAAAGGGTAAATCCTTAAACCTCAGAGGATAGAGCTCCGGGATAGGTTCCTGCAGCCTAGATTctgtaaattttgaaaaatatcaaaatttagTTACCAAAAGTATATTATGACTGACTTATAGCTTAAAATTCTCAAACTCGCAGTATgaatatttcatttttccatcagTTATTAAATAGTTTGCAGTTTACCTGGAAAAGGAATAAGATTTTGTGCTTGAAGTTGAAAGATGCAGCGATAAAGCAGCATGTAAGAAGCCATGCTAGTCCTCAAAACAATTCCTGGAATGTTCAACTGAGTAGCCACTGAATCAACAAAGAACAAGACTGAATCATATATTACACAAGCAACCTGGCAACCCTCCAGCGTCTGATCTTTCTTGAGTTGACCCAAGTACTCCTGCAAAGGTGCTCTGCAATTGCTGTTGATAGCCGATATGAGATCCATCAAATTCACTAAAGAAGTCTTATAGCCAGATGAATCGTCCAACAAGGGGTGAAAGATGAATTCAGGATGGTTTAAAGGATTGGGAGGCCTGAATTCAGAATGTGCAACTACAATGGAGAACCCTTTAGAATAAAGAATGCTCCCCAGCTGAAGCATTGGAGTCATGTGCCCTTGAAGGGGCATCGGAACCAACACTACCGCACGTTTGCGAGCTCTGCATTCTGCCATATCTCTCCTCTGTAGATCCTACAAATCTGGTGGATGGAGGCAGATGTCTGGAACTTAAGAAGGTGTTTTGGCAAAATGGCAGTAAACAACATACAAAACAATATACTAAGAGGTAGTCCAATACGGCTGGCTACATTTCACATATATAAAACTACTAGCTGAATCATTTCGTGATTTCATCCAAGATATCACCCACATTATTCTATTTTGTCTTTCATTTATTGATGCACTTTTGAATTGGGCTGCATATGACTaacgtattttttttttgttttttgtcgACAGGAAGTATCCCAGCATTGGCCAGACTATTCTTCCTGCATATGACTAACGTATTTTAATCGATCATTTTCTTAAGTCGTTTTTATGGGGCTGCAGTCTATTTGttttggtttatatatatatatatatatatctttgacTTAAAAGATATTAGAGTCATTATCCTGACCTGACAGACAGGTCATGTGCAGCGGAGTCTACACTACTGAAGGAGACATTGTTGCTAGTTCATTGATGGAAGTCTATTGGAAAAGTTCTAGATTGCTACTGGAAATGGAATCAAGGTTGGTAAACACGTTTCAGCATCTGCAAAGAAGAAGAGACTCTGAACTTGAATGGTCACATGTTAACTAGGAAGTTAGAGGCACAAACAAGTAACCTCAATAAATTTTTACTAAGTTtaaactcgagttcgaattcgaatttgacaagctcgagctcaaacttaaaaaaattaaaaataattattttatttttaaaaaataaataaaataataattttttaataaataataaaatattatgaatatatataattttactattaatatatctatatatatataatcaagcTTGAGTTGGCTCACGAGTTAacgaatttagtatttttaatTTCGAATTCGACTTCGATGTTGACCGAGTTCGAGTTGAGTTCAGACTTCAACTACTTGCAATCTACCTCCAAGCTGTTCGATTCATTTGTAGCCTGCAGGAGACTAGAGGATTTTCCTTTACCTCGAGATttgcaatttctttttcttttcccttgtgggtcaaaatgcaatttttaagaCATATCTTCGTCCCCATCCTTCAACGTTTAACTGCCGCCAGCCACCTTAACATATTGAACCTATTTCTCTTTCCATAAAATTTTAACTCCAAACGAGAATAATTGCACCTGTTAATTAGTTCGGGGTTTTAAATGGCTTAGTTGGTTAAAACATAATGAATCATTAGTAaatctaatttttcttttttctgggaCAAGTTCCAAGATTTTCACTTTCTGAACTCTTATGACTTCCTTAGGTCCAAATCGGATGTGTTAGTTAGACTAGGCGGGCCTAAATTGCAGGAAtgcattgctttttttttttttctttttttttaatgttgggttaaatgcaaaaaatcctcaCAAACTATATATCCAGttgcagtttaccccctaaactATAATAATAGGTATTTTGCCCCCTTGAATGATATGTTTGAACAACACTACCCCTACAATCTtaaatcctttctttttttctctattagcttttttcatttttttccttttattttctttttttttctccttctcttGTGGAACTAGCCAATGTCTCTCTCCGATGTGAAAAGacttatataaaaaattttaatattttttaaactgctttttaaatttgtttatttgttaaattcattcttaataaTTTGTCTTAAACTCTTTTTTATTACAAAATATATGTAGCTTATATTGTAAAGTGTATTAATCTAGTAATTCAACAATTTAAGTATCTATAAACTAATTAAGAGTTCACAGTTACTCAACTACTTATAATAAAAGTAACATATTATATATcacttaaaaaagaaaagttagcaATTGTTATTTgtagtgaaataaaaaataagaataaacaaCAACAGTAGttcatttttttgttattgatactactaataattgattaatcaatttctctattttgttattatatatttggaaagttcaatttcttaaatgacatTGACTTCaacatttggaaaaaaaatcttgtattccatagatttttttttataaaatattgacatacgaaatgaagaaaataaacaaattttgaCTAATCTAGTCTATTTATTTAAACActgtttaaagaaaaaaaaggaagaatttaaaaagaaaatgatagggaaaaaagaaaaataacaatgtTTAAAATAAAAGCGGTAGATTTGTCCAAACATATCATTCAAGGAGGCAAAATGCCTATTATTATAGTTTATGGGATAAACTGTAACTGAATATATAGTTTGTGGGGagtttttttgcatttaacccttTTATGTTTTTACTATAATTCTGACATCTTCAGATGATGATGAATTGTATATCATTCTTTTAAGGGATAAAGTCAGAAACCTTCCaggaggtttttgacaatttcacaaAGCTgcctttaatattttaaaattacacatacctcccaTATTGGTGCAAAAGTACTCTACTATCCCTATATGGGATACTTAATG is drawn from Coffea arabica cultivar ET-39 chromosome 1c, Coffea Arabica ET-39 HiFi, whole genome shotgun sequence and contains these coding sequences:
- the LOC140032104 gene encoding UDP-glucose iridoid glucosyltransferase-like, which encodes MAECRARKRAVVLVPMPLQGHMTPMLQLGSILYSKGFSIVVAHSEFRPPNPLNHPEFIFHPLLDDSSGYKTSLVNLMDLISAINSNCRAPLQEYLGQLKKDQTLEGCQVACVIYDSVLFFVDSVATQLNIPGIVLRTSMASYMLLYRCIFQLQAQNLIPFPESRLQEPIPELYPLRFKDLPFSITAEISEELMDFFDSMVNIRSSVAVIFNTTDCLEHSSLSLLQKQYQVPFFPIGPFHKMAPAASTSFLEEDQTCIAWLEKQAPNSVLYVSLGSIAIINEQELTETAWGLANSGIPFLWVVRCDSVNEAQSVDHFLDGHFKESVGERGLIVKWAPQKKVLAHRAVGGFWSHCGCNSTIESICEGVPMICRPLFGDQRLNARYLTCVWKVGLEMENVWDRGSIEKATRRLMIDTEGKEMRQDMLLMKDKIEASLQKGGSSYESLIDLTQFINSFSTAARE